A genomic stretch from Mesoplodon densirostris isolate mMesDen1 chromosome 3, mMesDen1 primary haplotype, whole genome shotgun sequence includes:
- the ANKRD24 gene encoding ankyrin repeat domain-containing protein 24 isoform X3, with translation MKQLCLCAAASFASQDWGKSDERLLQAVENNDAARVASLIARKGLVPTKLDPEGKSAFHLAAMRGAASCLEVMLTHGANVMSTDGAGYSALHLAAKYGHPQCLKQLLQASCVVDTVDSSGWTALHHAAAGGCISCSEMLCSFKAHLNPRDRLGTTPLIIAAQMCHTDLCRLLLQQGAAANDQDLQGRTALMLACEGASPETVEVLLQGGARPGITDALGQDAAHYGALAGDKLILHLLQEAAQRPSPPSALSKDDSGEASSQNSVSSHEKQGAPKKRKAPQPPANIPMPDDQDAYEEIVRLRQERGRLLQKIRGLEQHQERRKQELPEAEASSLHSLERQVQELQQLLAEKQEEKESLGREVESLQSRLSLLENERENTSYDVATLQDEEGELPDFPGAEALLSKHLSPSAQELLASLQEQVATLTRQNQELMEKVQILEHFEKDEMEADSLAEVVPLVLYDSLRAEFDQLRRQHAKALQALEQQEAQEGPGEEAAPREGNGPGAKTARNGPVETELNGTAAPETRINGAESTDEEAAGVETTEARALEAASMVAEATETRPTDAEATETEGVGAECVETKATGAEVTETKTLEEGGNSEAKATGAESTNMKTEEPEWKASGTGAVQEELTGTGTTKTEAMGVEATTPRVTTGPALHPSAAELEAAHGKCEPAEAEGSGTGGDTGQLRAALEQAREDLRDRDCRLRELEAASVRLDEAQAGRLLAEEEARGLRAELAQREELRLELSRELQALREQLATAAAAGEQQRATAIKLGQARDVAEARAAELAAACEEARRGLVELREASEVLRQSVVPASEHHRLQEEALELRGRAASLEQEVVATGKEAARLRAELERERVGSVARLEHERIVDALQADVARLQGQLEELGRRHEKTSAEVFQVQREALFMKSERHAAEAQLATAEQQLRGLRTEAERARQAQSRAQEALESAKEKDKKITELSKEVFSLKEALKDQPGAPGSLEVETLRGQVKALREQLEEAARDHSAVVALYRSHLLYAIQGQMDEDVQRILSQILQMQRLQAQGR, from the exons ATGAAGCAGCTGTGCCTTTGCGCCGCCGCCTCCTTCGCG AGCCAGGACTGGGGCAAAAGTGACGAGCGGCTGCTGCAGGCCGTGGAGAACAATGATGCCGCACGGGTGGCCTCCCTCATTGCCCGCAAGGGGCTGGTGCCCACGAAGCTGGACCCCGAGGGCAAGTCCGC aTTCCACCTGGCGGCCATGAGGGGTGCAGCCAGCTGTCTAGAGGTGATGCTGACACACGGCGCCAACGTTATGAGCACGGATGGGGCAG GTTACAGTGCCCTCCACCTGGCCGCCAAGTATGGGCACCCTCAATGCTTGAAGCAACTACTGCAG GCATCCTGCGTGGTGGATACTGTGGACAGTAGTGGGTGGACGGCCCTGCATCACGCAG ccgCTGGCGGCTGCATCTCCTGCTCAGAAATGCTGTGCTCTTTCAAGGCACATCTGAATCCCCGAGATCGG ctgggtACAACACCCCTCATCATAGCAGCTCAGATGTGTCACACAGATCTGTGCCGCCTTCTCCTGCAGCAAGGGGCTGCTGCAAATGACCAGGACCTTCAGGGCAG GACGGCCCTGATGCTGGCCTGTGAGGGAGCCAGCCCCGAAACAGTGGAGGTGCTGCTGCAGGGTGGGGCCCGGCCGGGCATCACTGATGCACTGGGCCAGGACGCTGCTCACTACGGCGCCCTGGCAGGGGACAAACTCATCCTACACCTCCTGCAGGAGGCCGCCCAGCGCCCCTCACCACCCAGCG CCCTCTCAA aggaTGACTCAGGCGAGGCATCATCTCAG AACTCTGTGTCCAGCCATGAAAAGCAAGGGGCCCCCAAGAAGCGAAAGGCACCTCAGCCCCCTGCCAATATCCCGATGCCG GATGATCAAGATGCCTATGAGGAGATCGTGCGGCTGCGACAGGAGAGGGGCCGCCTGCTGCAGAAGATCCGGGGCCTGGAGCAGCACCAGGAACGGAGGAAGCAGGAG CTGCCAGAGGCGGAGGCCAGCTCCCTCCACAGCCTGGAGAGACAG GTGCAAGAGCTACAGCAGCTGCTGGCAGAGAagcaggaggagaaggagagtcTAGGACGGGAGGTGGAAAGTTTGCAGAGCAGGCTGTCCCTGCTGGAG AATGAGAGGGAGAACACCAGCTATGACGTGGCCACCCTGCAGGACGAGGAGGGTGAGCTGCCCGACTTCCCAG GGGCTGAGGCGCTGCTCTCCAAGCACCTAAGCCCATCGGCCCAGGAGCTCTTGGCCTCGCTGCAGGAGCAGGTGGCCACGCTCACCAGACAGAACCAGGAACTGATGGAGAAGGTCCag ATCCTGGAGCACTTCGAGAAGGACGAGATGGAGGCTGACAGTCTGGCCGAGGTCGTCCCTCTGGTGCTGTACGACTCTCTCCGGGCTGAGTTTGACCAGCTCCGCAGGCAGCATGCCAAGGCCCTGCAGGCGCTGGAGCAGCAGGAAGCACAGGAGGGCCCTGGAGAAGAGGCAGCCCCTAGGGAGGGCAACGGCCCAGGAGCCAAGACCGCTAGAAACGGACCAGTGGAAACAGAGCTTAACGGCACTGCAGCTCCGGAAACCAGAATTAATGGAGCTGAGAGCACAGATGAGGAGGCTGCGGGAGTAGAAACCACGGAAGCCAGAGCTTTGGAAGCAGCATCCATGGTGGCTGAGGCCACGGAAACAAGACCCACGGACGCTGAGGCCACGGAAACAGAGGGTGTGGGCGCCGAGTGCGTGGAAACAAAGGCCACAGGAGCTGAGGTCACAGAAACGAAAACTCTAGAAGAAGGAGGAAACTCAGAAGCAAAGGCCACGGGAGCAGAGTCCACAAATATGAAAACAGAGGAACCAGAATGGAAGGCCAGTGGAACAGGTGCTGTGCAGGAAGAGCTCACAGGCACAGGGACCACAAAAACGGAGGCCATGGGAGTGGAGGCCACGACCCCCAGGGTCACCACAGGCCCTGCCCTGCACCCCAGTGCTGCCGAGCTGGAGGCGGCCCACGGCAAGTGCGAGCCTGCGGAGGCCGAGGGTAGTGGGACTGGCGGTGACACAGGCCAGCTGCGGGCCGCCCTGGAGCAGGCCCGGGAGGACCTCCGAGACCGGGACTGCCGCCTCCGGGAGCTGGAAGCGGCCTCGGTGCGGCTGGACGAGGCCCAGGCCGGCCGGCTGTTGGCCGAGGAGGAGGCTCGGGGCCTGCGGGCAGAGCTGGCCCAGCGGGAGGAGTTGCGGCTGGAGCTGAGCCGGGAGCTGCAGGCCCTCCGGGAGCAGCTGGCTACGGCCGCAGCCGCCGGGGAGCAGCAGCGGGCCACAGCCATCAAGCTGGGCCAGGCGCGGGACGTGGCTGAGGCCCGGGCTGCTGAGCTGGCCGCGGCCTGTGAGGAGGCTCGGCGGGGCCTGGTGGAATTGCGTGAGGCCTCCGAGGTGCTCCGCCAGTCAGTGGTGCCGGCCTCGGAGCATCACCGTCTGCAGGAGGAGGCCCTGGAGTTGCGGGGCCGGGCGGCCAGCCTGGAGCAGGAGGTGGTGGCCACGGGCAAGGAGGCCGCCCGTCTGCGGGCAGAGCTGGAGCGCGAGCGTGTGGGCAGCGTGGCCCGCCTGGAGCACGAGCGCATCGTGGATGCCCTGCAGGCCGACGTGGCCCGGCTGCAGGGGCAGCTGGAGGAGCTGGGGCGACGCCACGAGAAGACCAGCGCCGAGGTCTTCCAG GTGCAGCGGGAGGCGCTATTCATGAAGAGTGAACGGCACGCGGCCGAGGCCCAGCTGGCCACCGCGGAGCAGCAGCTGCGGGGGCTACGTACTGAGGCCGAGCGGGCACGCCAGGCCCAGAGCCGTGCCCAGGAGGCCCTGGAGAGCGCCAAGGAGAAGGACAAGAAG ATCACAGAGCTGTCCAAGGAAGTCTTCAGTCTTAAGGAGGCACTGAAGGACCAGCCGGGAGCCCCAGGCTCCTTGGAGGTGGAGACCCTTCGGGGCCAGGTGAAGGCTCTACGGGAGCAGCTGGAG gAAGCTGCCAGGGACCACAGTGCAGTGGTGGCCTTGTACAGGAGCCACCTCCTCTACGCCATTCAG GGTCAGATGGATGAAGACGTACAGCGGATTCTGAGTCAGATCCTGCAGATGCAAAGACTCCAGGCCCAGGGCCGCTGA